The following DNA comes from Peribacillus sp. FSL E2-0218.
CTCCCAAGCTTCATCGCCGCAAAAATTATGGAGGACGACCGATATGGGAATTCCGCCAACGCTTAAGCATTCCATGACGGCCACCCTGAAGGAATAATAGCCGACGATTTCATATGGAACCTGAACAAAATCGTTTTCCTTCAGTCCTATTCCGCCACTATTGTCACTTGATAGTATCAATGATTCCGATTCGGAGAATGGCAAAACCAAGGAATCACTCATGATATCGATCCATCTTTAAGAATCGATTTTCTCAAGATAGGCTGCAAGCGGGGCAGTAAAAGGGCCGCCAAGGCAATATTTATCGCCGATGCAGCTGTTAATCCCGGCACTGTCAGCATATAGAATCCGGGACTGACCAGAAACACAAACGGCAGGCCCAAAATGAATGAATTGCCGATAAAAAAGAGGAAATAGGCGGACAGTTTTTTTCCTTGTATGAATAAAACGCCAAACATCCATACGAGCACGGCCATTTCAGCCATGATCAAAAAGTGAAATGGCCCCAATGGCAGGCCGCCGATGAACGCTGAAATGATATGTCCAAGTCCCGCTACGAGCGCTCCCGATACCGGGCCGAGGATGACAGCCGCCAAAAGGGCCGGAAAACTGTCCAAGGCGATACTGCCGATCGGGGAAGGGATTTTGAGCATCGCCCCCACGGCGGATAAGGCAATGAATAAAGCGATCACACTGATTCTT
Coding sequences within:
- a CDS encoding ECF transporter S component, producing the protein MDVRRISVIALFIALSAVGAMLKIPSPIGSIALDSFPALLAAVILGPVSGALVAGLGHIISAFIGGLPLGPFHFLIMAEMAVLVWMFGVLFIQGKKLSAYFLFFIGNSFILGLPFVFLVSPGFYMLTVPGLTAASAINIALAALLLPRLQPILRKSILKDGSIS